TCTTAAGCGAGATATGTGCAGGACCcccagttttttttattttattttgcaagGCATGGCTTAATTTTTtccccaaaaaattcctaaattTTGAGGGTTTCAGATGCCTTACTGAAGCTTTTTCCAAGGAAAGGTCCAAGAGGTATAGTCTCCCAAGCCTGGATATCTCTGGCTGGTATATTACATGCAATTCAGTATAATCACATCATGCAAGCTATAACAAATGAAAACAGAGAAGAATGAAATACCACTCCAATCATTCATCAAAGCTAGGCCAAAAATATGGTCTTCAGCATTATTAATATCGATAGGTTTTCCCAATTCATTCCCTGGGCCGACAATGGCAGCCTGAAAGCAACAAGTATTGTGATATAATATAGTGAATCAAGGAAAATTATCACTGATTAAAGCACAGTTTATCTACACACAGTGTCCTCTGATAATTCTATAccaaaaataattaaaactctGAAAGTGACTTGACAGCTTAGGAAGATACATTGATTACAGCCACAATAACAAGTAAATATAAGATTCATAAGAAGCTAACCATCTCAAGTTCAAAATCAAGCTTCTGAGATGGACCGAAATAAGGACCGGAGTTTCTTGTTGGATGTCCTTGTCCTCTAAAAACAGAGAGAAATAATCAATCAAAAGAGCAAAAGATGGCACACAAAATAGAGATTTCAAACTGGAAACAGCAGACAAAACTCTTTCAGCAAGTATTTTGTGATGCACACCTGGGTCGAATGACATCTGTTCCAGACACAACTACAGATGATGCCCTTCCGTTGTAACCTATGGGAAGATGAAACCTGAGAAAACCGAATGTACATTGAAAGTTAGTTACATGAGGTCATCATCTGTGTAGTACTGAAAGCAGAAGTGTGCAACCAACAacatgcatcaaaacatcaaGAATTCTAATTATTTGGTATCCATGAAGATTGAGCACAGTAACAACTAACAAGCAGTGCTGTGGATGTTCAGAATTTAGTCTTATCAGTCAGATTAATATGATCTTGGCGAGAATCATCCACGACAAGATGTGTTGCTCCCACTTTACAGATAAGTTAATTGCTTCCATTATACAACTTAAAAGAAATACCCAAGCTCATCTGATTAATACTTTTTTCAAATCTCAATTCTCAATGAAGCCCATTGTCTAAGAAAATACATTACCAATTTGGATTGACCGGAGTCTGCGGCCCACGGAAGATAAACCCGCAATTCCTGGCATGGTGCACGGAACAAAAGAAGTCCGTGTAGCCTCCAACAGTGATTGGCAGAACCATCTCAATGTCACTCTGCATTATCGAAACAGAGCATTAGCGATCTGATCAATGATCCTGTTGCTACCTGCAGAAAGAAACAACAAGACAGGCTCATGAAACTCACCATTGGAACAAGACACTTGCTCCTGAGCGCCTCATTGTCACGCAAGACTGGCTCATCAGCTGCAAAGCAACACCACAAGAAAAGTGAGAACAAGTTTCATCCTGAATTGGTATTTTGCTTGCAACAGACAAGcactttttttaattaaaaaaatcatgacaaGATCCTACGTGCTATCACAAAACTGTCagttttattttataaaaaattgcAGACCAATTGTGTCGGAAAGAAGCAAGAATAAGAAAAGAAACCTGATAAGATTTTCTGGAGCGTGGCGCGCGCCTCCTTCCACGCCGGCCGGCCCATCCCCAAGAACATGTTGAGCGTCTCCTGCGCAAAGCATCAAGGGCACCGCCAATTATTTTCTACTCCACGCACCACCAGAGCCAGTCACCGCGTCCGTCTCAATCGCCTAAATCCTCTCGATCCCCAGTTCACCCACCAACCGACCCCCGCCCCCGCTTTCGCGGAGCTAAACCGAGCTGATCAGCCCAATCCACCACTGGAGCAACCGAATCGAGGGCTCCGGAGCGTAGGAGCGCACCTGGTGGAAGCACGGGGAGCCGGCGAGCGCGGGCCCGTCGAAGAGcccggcgtcggcgacggcggcgaggtcgagcgcCAGGTCCCCGATTGCCaccgcggggcgcggcggcgcccgcgaccCCCGCCGGCGGAAGACCCCGAAGGGCAGGTTCTGGATGGGGAAGTGCGAGCCCGCCGGCACCTCCACGAACGACCGCAGCTGCCCCGCCCCCGCCATTGCTCCGCTCCGCTCGCGTCTGGCTGCTGTCGCTGGTGTGCGCTCGTGGAGCTGACACCTCGCTCTCGTTGGGAGTTGAGACCGTGGCCGGCCGTATAAATACACGGGCTGGTTGGATCACTGGGCGAGCCGTAGCGGTTTGGGTTGGAATGAGCCTCACAGATAAATTCCACCCAAACTCTAAAATCCACTGGCGTCGAGATGAATGAACCCAAAAAACACACAAAAGATTTGATCTAGGATCAAGTTTTGGAGTCTGAGTTTTTCacgttttattttttttataaaaaaaagagtTTGTAACATCTCCAAGTAGAAACATTTTGATTTTTTGACTGATGAGTAATAAAGTCATCATCCACCATTCCACCTAGTCTAAAGCTTCTAATTCCAAGAGCAAAGTCTTTCAGCTCGGGGTTCTAGAAAGGAAACAGTCGTGCCCATCCTGTACTCCGAATCTCCGGTGTTTGAAGCGAGCAGAGTTCTCGTGCTGTGCTGGTGCGAAGGAACTCTCCTTGCGTGGAGAGCACTGACACCTGCCGTTGGAGCTTCGCGCCATGTCCGGGGTCTCTGTTTGGTGGTAGCTAGCACGTGAGGTCGACAACCAACCCCGCCTCCCACGCGGGCCATGCCTTGTTGCGGAGTTGCCCACCGCACGGCGCGCCGACCGATCGGCACCGCACGGGTGTCCAGCTGGACGCTGACACGTCGGATTCCAGAAGATCCATGGATGGATAAAGCAGGTTTAAATTCTGAATTATTCGTACGAGAACAGTACACGGCATGGTAGTCATCTCTTCGACTTCGACCGTATTTTTCTCTAAAATATCACTAAAATGCAGCAACTTGTAACAGCTCCAAACATGTAATCCTAGGGCCTAGGGGCTGTTCCGTTCTCCAGGAATGACTTCATGGAAGGATTCCAGGCCGGAATTGTTAGCTAATTTATATAAGATTTAACTCCCTGAAAACTGATTTATATAAGTTTTAACTCCCTGGAAGGATTGCATCATTCTGGCCTAACCGAACGAGCCCTAAACGGGATAGTACAGACAAAACCACGCGTGTGGGTGTGGCGATGCAAAATCCAATGGAAGACACGCAACAGCAGCTGCCTCAGGTCTCAACAGTCACCGTCGCTAACCTGAGGAATGTTCGGTAGCACAAAGCGAGCACAAGAGAGAGGGGTGGGTTTGGTGAACGGAATGAACAGAAGGGCCAGCGAGAAAACACCAGCTTCAGCTCAACGCGAATGGTGCCTTCCGGTGTTTCCTCAGAAGAATCTCTGAATATTCCAGTGCAGCTcttcagggggggggggggggggggacaggcgGGAAGTGCCGTTCCGCCTAGGGTGGGGACGAGAACAGCAGTGAGGTGTTGGTTCCACCGAACCCGAAGGAGTTGGAGATGGCCGCTCGTATCGGCGTCTTCCTCACTGCAGATAATGGCGTGAACGCGCCTTCGAACAGTGGGTCCGGCTGCTCCAGGTTGAGCGTAGGCGGGGCGACTCCCTGAGAACAGCAGAATGTTAAATGCAGGagatccttttttttctctccaaaaTTGAACTGATGATCGCTAACTGTAGATGGCGTACATGGTGGATCGCTAGCACGGTGAAGATCGCTTCCACCGACCCAGCAGCCCCTAGCAGATGACCGATTGCTCCCTGGAGAAACTCGAGCGGTTGGCATAAAATAGGACATGAAGGGAACAGAGGTAATTTGGTAGCTGCGACAAGTGGAGAGCTACCTTCGTCGAGGATAATGCAAGACCACCGGATGCTGCATGATCACCAAAGACGGTTTTGATGGCATTCGCCTCCACAGCGTCGCCTAATTGTGgttcaaatccaaattaaaGTATCAATTATTTTTATGGTAACTCCATACAGTCACAATCCAAAATATAACCCCCATACAGATCAGACAGAAGTCTTCTGAAGCCAGTGTATCCAACCAAATGTCTTTGGCAGGTGATTGTGAGTACTTACCAAGAGGAGTTGATGTAGCATGCGCATTTACATAATCAATTTCATTTGCATTAAGACCTGACTGGAAAAAGGAACAAAATTATATCAGAAACTATGTTAAAAAATAGTCATATAGCTTCCAATTTCTTGACGCTAAAAGAATATCTAAAATATGCAAAATAAAATGACAAAGGAACATGTGATTTGGCACCTGATCTAAAGCCCGTTTCATGGCTAAGATAGCACCTCTACCATCATGTTGTGGCTGAGTTATGTGGTGTGCATCACCTGGAAGGAAGTGCTTCACAATACACACATACTAATCACAGAGAAAACATTCTACTTTGTGAAATAGGAGGGTACCAGACATTCCATATCCTCGAATTTCAGCATAGATTTTTGCACCCCGTTCCTTTGCATGATCAAGTGCCTGTAGATAAGTAAATGTTGATCTGTTCAGTAAACAAGGTGCACTGGGACAAATTTTCCACACTGTATAGGGAAGTAAGCAAAATTCAATACATAACATGTGAAAAAAAATGCTAAGTCAGTACTGTGCTGTGGGTATTACTGGAAGTAGTGATTGGTTTCAGACTCACCTCCAAAACCATGATGCCACAGCCTTCACCAATCCTATTGATCATTTTAGAACAAAAGATAAGAATGAGCAGAGAAAAGCAAGCCAACTATGGAAACAGAGGCAAAGTCTACTAGTAGCATGACATACACAAATCCATCTCTACCACAATCAAATGGCCTCGAAGCTGAACATGGAGATGAGTTATATTTTGTAGACAATGCCCTTAACCtgcaaaacaaataaaacataacAGATAAGGTAatgctgagtatactaataagTAAAGGAGGTACATATCAATCATGAAACAGTGGACCAAAAAAAAGCAAATATGCAGGTGACCAAGTCTGCATAGGATATTTATGAGACAAGTTTATTTCTGAACATAAAAGTGGATTCTCTATGGCTTCCTACAATCCTCACACTTAACCGTTGCTCCTAATTACGTTACTGAAGCATTCAAGCCATTTTCCAGTCACCAAAGTATACAGACTACTATTTTCAAAGACAAATAAAACAAAGCACCAAGAACAGACTTGCCTAGAAAATCCAGCTATAGACAAAGCATCGATACTGGACTCTGTTCCACCAGCCACCATCACATCGGCATCTCCAAATTGAATCATCCGTGTAGCATCACCAATAGAGTGAGCACCGGTCGCACAAGCTGTCACAGCAGCATGGTTTGGACCCTAAGTTAGAAGCATAACTATTCCTATTAACATTCATTTGACAATAACCATAGCTATGCCAAATGGTAATAAGGAAGTTCACCTGGAAACCATATCTCATGCTAACGTGGCCTGATGCCATGTTGATCAAAATCTTTGGTATGAAGTATGGGCTGAGGCGACGCAAATGCTGTGATCAAAAGAAAAcacaaatttcacatttttgcaCCAGAAACAACTGGAATGCTGTCATTTCAAATTACAAGGAATGTGTGTCACTGCAAGTCAACCAAAGCATGGCAACAAGATAAAATGACGTATGGGATTGCATCTGTCTCATTATATGGAATCAAATTACCATAGTCACTACAATGAATAGCTACTAAAATAAAATTTGCAATCAGAAAAGATAAATGCAGGAGTAAGGATACAAACATTTTCAATGATCATTTGCGATGCATCTAAAATGTCTGAGATGCTTCCAATCCCTCCACCGATAGAGACTCCCTGATAGAGCTCCAATCAGATCCCAGCAGctcataaatacatatataaaagaaaaatgagCTTCCAAAGAAGGAGCTGATAccgttctttctttcttctcatcttctgaAGGCAACCAATTTGCATCTCGCAAAGCCTCATCAGCTGCACACAGAGCATAGGATATAAATCCTGATATAGATTTATCCTGGCAACAAGAACATTCAATCAATGATTTAAAACACGAAAATGAAAGCATTTAGTATGATTATTACACACTTATAGCCAGAAATAGTGGAAATCTGATTGGATTAGAGAGAAACCACAACATATCACCGGAACATACACATGTTTCCTACTTATACCTACTTCCCAAAGCATGCGCATATCTAATTGAAGGGAGGTGCAACACACGCTAATTTTGTAAGAACTGCATACATGACGAAGGCAACAAGTCCATAGGAAGACTATTATAGTACCACATGATGTAACTGTGACATTTCTCTTATGCAAATTATAAACTAGAGACCATGATACCAGGCATACAATTATCAATGCCTACATGTCGTTACCTTGTAGTACATGGCTGTAAAATGGTGTTATGTTGTATGTGATTTAGCACATGGTCAAAGCGAGAAACGATAGAAGTAAGCATCAGACCTTGGTCCACGCCTCCTCGTCGAACTCGTCCTCGCCCTTCccgcgcggcacggcggcgacgaccCTGGACGGGAGCTGCTCGAGCGTTCTCCCCGCCGTCTCCGCCGGGAGGCGGAGGTcctccgcggcgagcgcgcgcaccGCGCACCTCCCGACGACGAGGCGGTCCCAGGTggcgcccgcgccgcggcccAGCGGCGTGACGGCGCCGAGCCCCGTCACGACCACGCGGCGGCCCGCGgacgggcgcggcggagggagcgcccccgcccccgcccccgaggagggggaggaggaggagaggcccggccggaggcggcggagggggatgtggcgggcgcggcggaggcagctCATCAGGCGCCGGCGGGCAGCGGCTCGAGTCCggacgaggcggcggtggcaggcAGCAGCATGGGTGGTCGGCGCCGTCGCGGGTGAGGCCTGCGAAGAAATCGGGTTCTAGTTGGGCGGCAGATGGATGGGCATGGGCTTTCGCCAATGTTACTTTACAAGTGGGCCGAGAGGTGGGTGATGGGCGAAAATGCTTGCGGAGCGGGCCTTTGGGCTTTTGTGCAATGAATGCTGCTTTTTGGCGGGCCTTAGGCAGCATGTCGGGTCGGCTTTGTGATGATGGATGGAGGAGGTTGGGTCATGAGCTGTTGGATCGAGATTGAACGGCTCATACCTCATAGTGTGTTTAGCCAGTTTGTTTCCGATTATAATCGGTGGAAATAAACGATAATCCCATCAAATCGTCTTGCTTATTTTTGCTTCTCTGATAATCCGTTTCAGAGATTTGAACTATGAGAAGCAGGCGTTAATGCGTTAGCATGTGAGACGTAGCAGCTGATGATGAAGCTCTACTCAAGATCGGTGTCAGCAGGGGTTACTTCCTCCGTTCTAGGATCAAATTCTAGCTATGGCGAGCGGGACAGAGAGCTGAGCACGGACGGAGATACACCGAGACACGCCcgcgcagggggggggggggggaccgaGGGAGTGTCCGCCGGTTATACAGTTTTAGCAATGCATCTAGTCTAGATACGTGctatatctagatacatagtaGTATTTTACCAAatcgacttataatttggaaacgGAGCGAGTAGTATATATATTTCAACTAAAAAACTCATGGTCAAATAATGTATGCATACATGTCTATGTATATATTCATGAACAAATGGCAATACTAATATATAAACTAATAAATTGAAAGAATTGCACCTCCTTATTGATTACCCCATTTGGGGGGCAACAGTTAAATTAGCTAGTACGCTGTTCTAATTTGCACGACGATATTCGAAGATCATGCATGCCGTGTGGCCACCATCATACACCCTGTGTGCATGACATGCATGCCAAATCATTGGGAGAAACGCGCTGCCGATCGAGCATATGCTAGCTCATGCAGCAGCCTACCAGAAGCACAAGAAGCCTCTTCTAGCCTGCTTCTTCCGAGGGTTGGCAAGTTAAATGGGTCATCACATTCCTCTCTGTCCGTTAGCTCCACCAGGACGTACGCCACTGCTGTTCATCGTCAGCTAATGCAGGCATGCCCGCTCTGTTCTGTAGGTTCCTGCAGAATTCGTGCGGCATTGCATCAGAAAGGATCAGTAACTCAAGCAACTTATTTGTCAAGCATGCATAAAATCCAATAAGCTGCATGTACATACATCTCTCTAAAAAAAGATCCAATAAGTTGCCTGCATgtattttgggcgaaagttaaTTCAGACTTTTGACCACGATCGATGAGCGAAAAACCGTACCGACAATTCAGAaaagaaaaccttttagaaCCGTAGCCATCCAAATTCCAAACCCTAGATGGATATATATGTAAACCCAAGTGTGTGTGTTTATATATAGAGTCGACACTTCTAGCTAGCGGTCTAGCAATCAAACGACTATGCAAGCGACACTGCGACGACAGAGACGCGAGGTGCGGTGAACGCGCGCGCATCAGCATTCAGCAGCAATCAATCCTCCATATATAATAATGCAAGTGCCGGTCGAGCGAGGGCTAGCTCTACACATCTAGGCTTAGCTGGAGTTGATCGATATGTGAGTATATGACGATATTAAAATACATGTAAACATGTTCTAAAATGTTAAAAATACAATCAAGTCCGGTATACAGATCAAGTCCAGTTTTAAACCAGGCAACACTGTTGACTTATTGATTATGTTAGGAGAAAGTGAAGTTAAGCTCCTTATTAAAAAGACCTACTATATCCCAATAGGTATATGAAATTTTTAAAGTAATAAGAGCAATGGATTTCTCTAAACATGCATGCTAAAATGTGAATACCATCAGCCGATGAGCGAAAGCTGTGCAAAACAAAGCAaataagtactccctccattccaaaatgtaggtcgttttggcttttctagattcatagtatTTTCTATGCACTTAGATATAACACATGTCTAGGTTCATagtaaaatatatgaatctaaaaaaatcaaaacgacctacattttggaacggaggaagtagCAAAGAACTGAGGGGTGAGCATGCGGTGTTTTCTAATACATGATCTCACTTTTTAATTTATGACTCAGGGGCCGGGACTAACTCATAATAGTAATACACAATGAAGAAAATGCACCGACATCGATGCACGCTGCGTAAGGGCAATACAACAAACTAAAACTGAAAAAGgataatgaaaaaaaataggTGATGTCATAGAATTTAGCTAGAATCACCTCCCCATCTTCCTAACATTCTATATTAGATCTAGCAGTATTCAATTTTGTTTATTACGAGCTGCTGATGTCTTTTAAAGTTTAAACAACTAAAGTGGTCCTGCTATCAACTGATCTTATTCCTAGAATTTCCCCACTTTCTATTTAGCACAAAAAACAATGTAGAAAGGTACATGGATATTTCATAAgagtttgaaattttatttcagAACCTAAACAAGTTGTCTGCAATAAGGACTGATTCAGGAGGATGTACATATCTAAAACATCCACAAAATATAACATGGACTAATAAAGATAAACTTCAATGTTGTAATTAAACAAATGTTTTGCCATCTCTTAGATAAAGACCAACTTTGTCTCTTTCGTTTatcatttcttttctttccatgaaaaataaaaagaaaggaTGCAATTGTCATATATACAGTTCAAACTAAATAACATTCAAAAACAAAAGAGAGAGACAACATGATTGCCGCCTTTTTGCTCTCCCTTTTCATCCAACCGAATGAAGTGGCCGTGATGCCAGAAGAATGATGCATATGGAGCCGTTAGCAAGATCACATTGTACATATATTTTATCCAAGCATGAAAGCCAAATGGCCAGCCAGCTAGTAGTAATAATCTAGCATCAAGCATATCTAGCTAGTACTATAGTAGTGCTGCATTTCATGGCCCGCTTGGGTTAGGTGCCAATGAACACGGCATGCACGCAAAGATCCCAATGCAAGTCGAGACACATACAGAGAATGCATGGGTCCATCATCCAAAAGAGAATGATCTCCGCTAGCCGAGAGAGGACGAGGAGGCAACTCAACAAGAGAGAGATTCAGGATCGCAGGCCGGCCAGCAAAAGCGGGTGCTTGGTTTTGAGAAGTCCCATGATTTTgttccgggggggggggggggacagagAGCAGGAATTAGGGCAGCGCCGGTCGCTGATGCATGAGATCATGCCATTTCTGTAGTGTGTGCTGCTCTCCCAAGGATGGGACAGCTTGCCAGCATATCTGGGACATGAGGCAGGAAACAAGCAccacatcctcctcctcctcaacacATGAGGGGAcaaatgagtttttttttcctctctcttcTTACAAGAACTGAAGAACACAACATATAGTACTACCATGTATATAATGCATATATATGCTAGTAAATGCACTGGCCTTTCGTGGCACACAAGAGTGATCATTACCCTGAGTAAAATAAAAAGACCAGCCAAATGAGCATTAGTTTATGTCTAGTGGAGGGCCAAAGCATGATTAGTTATAATGCAAACAACCGCATCAAACAGCAAGAAAGGGCAAGTGAAATTTTCAGGATAAACTTTTAAAAAGATGGACCCAATCCACTGAGGCATGCATATAAGAACTTCAAGATCCTCTTCATTGTTTGGGATTGAGCAAATCAATTTTATATGCGACTTGACCTAATTTTCGCAGGAGCATGCAAATGAGCATAACCCTTTATCATTACAATATTGTCACCATTATTAGATAGCGTAGCCCATATCAAAAATGATGAGCAAACCATAACAACTCCACCAaatatgagagagagagagagagaagtatGTATAatcgaaaaaaatgaaaagcaaAAGAATTGGCAGTACCTAGTGGTAGAAGGACGACGGCTTACCAAGTTGAGCAAATGAATTATGCCAAAGATCCTCGCATGGATCTCCCAATGGTGCGTTCCCATGCAACGTGCCCTTTACGCACATCCACccgcatcttcttcctccttcgtCCGTTGCAGTACACCAAAAGTAGTAGTAGCCTTCCAAGATTGAGCAGCCGCCATTGCCCAAGCTTGAGAGAGGAAAGCAAAGCACCTAGCTTTAGCTAGGACGACCATGCATTTCCCCCCCTAGCCAGATCCTTTTGCATGGACGCTTGCTTCCGCGGTCTTCTTACCTCAAAACCCACTCACTAAAGCCATCTCTTCATTTCTTCAACCACGAGATCACCAGCTCGCTCAAGTATCATTGATGGTGGCAATGCGGTGGTGCAGGTGGCCTGCTTAGCTAGCGATCGAGCGAGAAGCCATGGATGGAGCAGGTGCACCCTGCCGAGGTCGAACATCACTGGCCTCTagacgatcgatcgatcgatctacTGCCAAGACGAAACCGACATGAGCGGCCGCGTCTGCCAGCCGAGGAAGCACGCACCGCGGGCCTCCTCGGCAACGTACCCCTCCGACGGGTAGtacagccgcagcagcagccgcgcctGCGACACCGCGAACGCGCTcagcggccgcggcgagaggccggcggcgcgagcggcggcggcccaggacTCGAACCCTCGGGCTCGCCGGCCCGCGTGTCCTCCAGGCGCCACCACCGCATCGATCTCCTGGCCGAGGACCTCCTGCTCGACTGCGAGGCGGTCAGCACtgcccggcggcgccgtcgcctccAGGGCATCGAACACCGCCGAGTAGTAGTCCATCGCCGTGGC
This window of the Panicum virgatum strain AP13 chromosome 1K, P.virgatum_v5, whole genome shotgun sequence genome carries:
- the LOC120649169 gene encoding fumarylacetoacetase-like; this encodes MAGAGQLRSFVEVPAGSHFPIQNLPFGVFRRRGSRAPPRPAVAIGDLALDLAAVADAGLFDGPALAGSPCFHQETLNMFLGMGRPAWKEARATLQKILSADEPVLRDNEALRSKCLVPMSDIEMVLPITVGGYTDFFCSVHHARNCGFIFRGPQTPVNPNWFHLPIGYNGRASSVVVSGTDVIRPRGQGHPTRNSGPYFGPSQKLDFELEMAAIVGPGNELGKPIDINNAEDHIFGLALMNDWSARDIQAWETIPLGPFLGKSFSTIISPWIVTLDALKPFTCEAPKQEPEPLPYLAEKNHVNYDIPLEVWIKPKDQSDASIVAKTNFKHLYWTVTQQLAHHTINGCNMRPGDIFATGTLSGPEPESLGCLLELTWNGQKEIPVGNSTRKFLEDGDEVILTGCCKGEGYNIGFGTCIGKVLPALP
- the LOC120649160 gene encoding 3-oxoacyl-[acyl-carrier-protein] synthase, mitochondrial-like; amino-acid sequence: MSCLRRARHIPLRRLRPGLSSSSPSSGAGAGALPPPRPSAGRRVVVTGLGAVTPLGRGAGATWDRLVVGRCAVRALAAEDLRLPAETAGRTLEQLPSRVVAAVPRGKGEDEFDEEAWTKDKSISGFISYALCAADEALRDANWLPSEDEKKERTGVSIGGGIGSISDILDASQMIIENHLRRLSPYFIPKILINMASGHVSMRYGFQGPNHAAVTACATGAHSIGDATRMIQFGDADVMVAGGTESSIDALSIAGFSRLRALSTKYNSSPCSASRPFDCGRDGFVIGEGCGIMVLEALDHAKERGAKIYAEIRGYGMSGDAHHITQPQHDGRGAILAMKRALDQSGLNANEIDYVNAHATSTPLGDAVEANAIKTVFGDHAASGGLALSSTKGAIGHLLGAAGSVEAIFTVLAIHHGVAPPTLNLEQPDPLFEGAFTPLSAVRKTPIRAAISNSFGFGGTNTSLLFSSPP